ATCAGGCAACCGCCCACCTTCGGGTAGAACGCCCATTGGCCTTTTTCGTTCAGTTCGCCGGAGTGCGCGTACAGGCGCTCGATCAGTTTCTTGGTTTGGGAGGAATTGTCACCGAGCCAGATGGGACCGGCCACCACCACGATGTCCGCGTCCTTGACGGCGGGATACAGTTCGGGCCATTCGTCGGTTTCCCAGCCGTGCTCGCGCATGTCCGGATACACGCCGCTGGCAATATCGTGATCCACCGTCCTGATCACGCGGGTGGTGACGCCCTGTTTCTCCATGATGAGGCGGCTGACCTCGATCAGGCCCTGCGTATTGCTGGTCTCCGGCGATTTCTTGAGCGTGCCGTTGAAAAAAACAGCTTTGAGATCGCCGTAGCTTGCGCTTTTTGCCTGGCTTGGCTTACCCGGGTCTGGCTGCTGGCTGTTCACGGTCTTGCTCCCTGCACTCGTTGCGGACAACAAAAATCAGTGAGACCCAGCGGCCAGGCTTCCGGGACTGGCCGCGCGGCCTAGGAAGTTTTACTGAGGATGGCCGACGCGTGGGCTTCCAGCCCGCCGCCCGGCGTCGAACCTTTTCCGGTGGCCACGTCCCAGCGCCAGAGGAGCTTTCCGTCTACCAGCCCGAAGATCCGGGTGGCGGCAGTGTACTCCTTGGAATGGCTCCCGCGCATCACCATGTCGGTGCTCAGCTGGATCTGCGGCCCCTTGATCTGGCCGTAGTACAGCTCGGTGATCCCGCCCGGGTGGGCAATGGAAACGGAGATGTCAAAGCCGCCGTCGCTGTTGCGCAGGGCCTCGACTTCGTCGGCGCTCTTCAGGACGGGGACGATGTCCGCCGGGATGAGCCCCGGCCCGCCGTCCTCCTCCCGCTGCTTCCGCTCCAGCGCCCAGAAACCGGTCTCGACCGTCAGTGGCCGCAGCTTCGTTCCGTCGTCGTCCGTCAGCCAGCTTTCGGCACGGTACTGGAGGTACGGCAGGCCGTTGTGCGTGAAGGAAACGTGCTGTAGGAAGTGCTCGGAATCTTCTTCGCCGGCCCCCAGGCGTCCGTTGCCCTCCCACTCACCAATGAGCCAGGACAACGGGACGAGCTCGGGCGTGAGGTCTGTAGGAATTTCAATCGGCACAGTAACTACCTCCGCAGACAACTAACTCTGAACTGGTATTACTTCTGGCCCTTGAACAGG
This genomic window from Arthrobacter sp. 24S4-2 contains:
- a CDS encoding flavodoxin family protein, which codes for MNSQQPDPGKPSQAKSASYGDLKAVFFNGTLKKSPETSNTQGLIEVSRLIMEKQGVTTRVIRTVDHDIASGVYPDMREHGWETDEWPELYPAVKDADIVVVAGPIWLGDNSSQTKKLIERLYAHSGELNEKGQWAFYPKVGGCLITGNEDGIKHCSMNVLYSLQHVGFTIPPQADAGWIGPVGPGPSYLDEGSGGPESDFTNRNTTFMTWNLLHLARILKDAGGIPAYGNLPAEWKAGTRFDFENPEYR
- a CDS encoding FABP family protein; its protein translation is MPIEIPTDLTPELVPLSWLIGEWEGNGRLGAGEEDSEHFLQHVSFTHNGLPYLQYRAESWLTDDDGTKLRPLTVETGFWALERKQREEDGGPGLIPADIVPVLKSADEVEALRNSDGGFDISVSIAHPGGITELYYGQIKGPQIQLSTDMVMRGSHSKEYTAATRIFGLVDGKLLWRWDVATGKGSTPGGGLEAHASAILSKTS